Proteins co-encoded in one Gopherus evgoodei ecotype Sinaloan lineage chromosome 4, rGopEvg1_v1.p, whole genome shotgun sequence genomic window:
- the TCP11 gene encoding T-complex protein 11 homolog isoform X5 encodes MPHPGEETPPSGCSAPGSVPCRPRKARQAQESHDGDVPSLCPPQLPTSSPPPPVLSMAELLETAQEVSKMTIAHEIVVNRDFKLQEVSFSPNSLESRVKETLHKAFWDNLKEQLSASPPVYTHMIQLLQEIKETILSLLLPWHSRLQGQIEEALDMELITQEAEHGALDIPSLTMYILGTMAMLCAPVRDEEVQRLQGVTDPVQLLREIFRVLDLMKMDMVNFTIQSLRPHLQDHSVEYEQKKFQELLAKLPNSLDHTTEWLHKAAAEVSASSLSSPSHPEVCGSPAPLSLGAVSSSSSIPSPMSVLNQGYMNLLRWEPSLEKYPETLLMDQARLQEVSRSFAGHQQSCAPGS; translated from the exons ATGCCTCACCCTGGAGAGGAGACACCGCCCAGTGGCTGCAGTGCCCCAGGGAGCGTGCCCTGTAGGCCCAGGAAAGCGAGGCAGGCCCAGGAGAGCCATGATGGGGACGTGCCCAGCCTCTGCCCACCACAGCTGCCAACGT CCAGCCCTCCTCCACCAGTTCTCTCCATGGCAGAATTACTAGAAACAGCACAAGAAGTTTCCAAAATGACCATTGCACACGAGATTGTGGTGAACCGTGACTTCAAGTTGCAAGAGGTCAGCTTCTCACCAAACAG CCTGGAAAGCCGAGTGAAAGAGACATTGCACAAAGCTTTCTGGGACAATCTGAAAGAACAGCTCTCTGCTAGTCCACCAGTGTATACACACATGATCCAACTGCTGCAGGAGATTAAAGAG ACCATACTGTCACTGTTGCTGCCATGGCACAGCCGTCTGCAGGGCCAGATCGAAGAAGCCCTGGATATGGAGCTGATCACACAGGAGGCTGAGCATGGGGCTCTCGACATCCCCAGTCTCACCATGTACATCTTAGGTACAATGGCGATGCTGTGTGCACCTGTCCGAGATGAGGAAGTGCAGAGACTACAGGGTGTGACAGACCCAGTTCAGCTGCTCAG GGAGATTTTCCGGGTGCTAGACCTGATGAAAATGGACATGGTGAATTTTACCATCCAGAGCCTGCGGCCCCACCTGCAGGATCACTCCGTCGAATATGAGCAGAAGAAATTCCAGGAGCTCCTTGCCAAGCTGCCCA ACAGCCTGGATCACACAACTGAGTGGTTACACAAAGCAGCAGCGGAAGTCTCTGCATCTTCTTTGTCATccccatcccatcctgaggtCTGTGGATCACCTGCTCCACTCTCACTGGGGGCTGTCAGCAGCAGCTCATCTATACCAAGTCCCATGTCTGTGTTAAACCAAGGATACATGAATCTACTCCGCTGGGAGCCAAGCCTAGAGAAATACCCTGAG